In Micromonospora ferruginea, the sequence TGTCCGGCTTCGACTTCAACTTCGGCACCCGGATCCACGGCACCATCACGGCACTGGTCTCCGGCACCCCCGGCTACCTCTTCGCGCACGACTCGCGGACCCTGGAACTGGCCCGCTACTTCGACATCCCGCACCGGATCATGCGGGACGTGCCGGCCGACGTCGACGCCGCCGACCTCTACGCGGAGGCCGACTACACCGCGCTGACCGGGGGCCACCGGGCCCGCTTCGACGCCATCACCGCGTTCCTGGCCAAGCACGACCTCGGCACCTCGTTCGCCGACGGCGACAGCGCCGCCGCGTTCGACCGGCAGGTCGCGGAGACCGTGTTCCCGCCGGCCGTCCGCCCGGCCGCCGCCACCGGGCCGGACGAGCTGCTGGTCCGCATCCAGCGGCTCCGCGACGAGAACCGCGAGCTCGCCGCCACCGTCCGCGCCCTGCGCGCGCAGGGGCTGCGCGAACGTATCAAGCAGGCCGTCCCGGACCCGGTCCGCCGGCTGCTGCGCCGCTGAGCGGTCGTACGCCTGTACGATCACAGGCGTGTCCGGCAACGCGTACCAGCCCTCGATGCTCGACCTGGCCGAGCAGGGCCCGACCCTGGGCCCGCTCGCCGTGCGCCGGCACGAGCTGAGCCGGGGCGCCTGGGTCGACCACCTGCCCGGCTGGGTGCGGGGCTCCGACGCGGTGCTCGACACGCTGCGCCACGAGGTGCCGTGGCGGGCCGAGCGCCGCACCATGTACGACACCGAGGTCGACGTGCCCCGCCTGCTCTGCTGGTACGCTGGCGGCCGGCCGCTGCCGCACCCGGTGCTCACCGCCGCCCGCGACGCGCTCACCCGGCACTACGCGCCCGAGCTGGGCGAACCGTTCGTCACCGCCGGCCTGTGCCTCTACCGCGACGGCCGGGACAGCGTCGCCTGGCACGGCGACACCCAGGGCCGCTCCGCGCACACCGACACCATGGTCGCGATCGTCTCGTTCGGCTCCCCCCGCCCGCTGCTGCTGCGCCCGCGCGGCGGAGGCGGCGCCAGCCTGCGCTTCCCGCTCGGCCACGGCGACCTGGTGGTGATGGGCGGCTCCTGCCAGCGCACCTGGGAGCACGCGGTGCCGAAGACCGCCCGACCGATCGGCCCCCGGGTCAGCGTCCAGTTCCGCCCTGCCGGGGTGGCCTGACCCCGCCCCGTGCTAGAAACAACTCCCAGGGTCGATCACACCCCGTCACCACAGATGTGAAGGGTGAGGCGATGACCCAGTTCCCCCGGTGGGCCGTGCACGGCGACGGCCGCTCGGTACGCCCCGGCGACGTGGTCCACCCCGGCGAACGGCTCTCCTGGCCGCGCACGGTCGGGGTCGGCGTGCAGCACGTGGTCGCCATGTTCGGCGCCACCTTCACCGTCCCGCTCATCACCGGCTTCCCGCCGGCCACCACGCTCTTCTTCTCCGGCCTGGGCACGCTGCTGTTCCTGCTGGTCACCGGCAACCGGCTGCCGTCGTACCTCGGGTCGTCGTTCGCGTTCATCGCCCCGGTGATCGCCGCCAAGACCGACGGCGGCATCGGCGCGGCGCTCGGCGGGATCGTGGTCGCCGGCGTGGCGCTGGCACTGGTCGGCGTGGTGGTGCACGTGGCCGGCGCGCGCTGGATCGACGCCCTGATGCCCCCGGTGGTGACCGGCGCGATCGTCGCGCTGATCGGGCTCAACCTCGCGCCGGTCGCCTGGGACGGCGGCGGCGCGGGCACCGGCGTCAAGGCCCAGCCGCTGATCGCCGTGGTCACCCTGCTGGCGATCCTGGTCACCACCGTGGCGTTCCGCGGCTTCCTGGCCCGGCTGTCGATCCTGCTCGGCGTGGTGGTCGGCTGGCTGCTCGCCGCGGTGACCGGCCAGCTCGACCAGCAGGCGGTCACCGGGTTGCGGCAGGCGGCCTGGGTCGGGCTGCCGGAGTTCCACACGCCCAGCTTCAGCCTGCGGGCCGTGGTGCTGGTCATCCCGGTGATCCTGGTGCTGATCGCGGAGAACGCCGGGCACGTCAAGGCGGTGGCCGCGATGACCGGTGAGAACCTCGACCGGCACATGGGCCGGGCGTTCCTCGGCGACGGCCTCGCCACCGTGCTGGCCGGCTCCGGCGGCGGCTCCGGCACCACCACCTACGCGGAGAACA encodes:
- a CDS encoding uracil-xanthine permease family protein — protein: MTQFPRWAVHGDGRSVRPGDVVHPGERLSWPRTVGVGVQHVVAMFGATFTVPLITGFPPATTLFFSGLGTLLFLLVTGNRLPSYLGSSFAFIAPVIAAKTDGGIGAALGGIVVAGVALALVGVVVHVAGARWIDALMPPVVTGAIVALIGLNLAPVAWDGGGAGTGVKAQPLIAVVTLLAILVTTVAFRGFLARLSILLGVVVGWLLAAVTGQLDQQAVTGLRQAAWVGLPEFHTPSFSLRAVVLVIPVILVLIAENAGHVKAVAAMTGENLDRHMGRAFLGDGLATVLAGSGGGSGTTTYAENIGVMAATRVYSTAAYWVAGGAAILLGLCPKFGALILTVPAGVLGGATTALYGLIAVLGARIWIENRVDFHDPVNLFTAAVAVIVGAANYTLTAGDLSFNGIALGTAAALAIHHGMRLTAHLRGTTPAPELSPTPTSDPTHPTPPRGSCTCGPGFARLSPKYPGRNCKIDAGRGGAGRGRGGVGWGGVSRGRCGGLRRWGRA
- a CDS encoding alpha-ketoglutarate-dependent dioxygenase AlkB → MLDLAEQGPTLGPLAVRRHELSRGAWVDHLPGWVRGSDAVLDTLRHEVPWRAERRTMYDTEVDVPRLLCWYAGGRPLPHPVLTAARDALTRHYAPELGEPFVTAGLCLYRDGRDSVAWHGDTQGRSAHTDTMVAIVSFGSPRPLLLRPRGGGGASLRFPLGHGDLVVMGGSCQRTWEHAVPKTARPIGPRVSVQFRPAGVA